TCCCCTTGACCAACTGGTGCCGGACTATCTTCGTCCAGGAGAACTTGAGCAGGTAGGCGCCGCTGTCGCGGTCACCGAACACCCACCGGTCGTTCCTGGACCTGTTGAACCGGCCGAAGTACTTGTCGGATATCCAGTGCTTCGGCTTGTTCGGGTGACTGTGCTTGGCCCACTTGTAAGCGAGCTTCCACATGTGATTGTCCAGCGCCGTGAAGATCTCGCTGGACACCACCGTCCGGTAGTAGGCCGACCAACCCCGCACGATCGGGTTGATCTTCTTGAGTACCGCACCGGCGTTAGCTCCTCGCAAGGCCACCATTTCGGTACTGAGCCGTTCCCGTATCCGTCTCTGAGCCGCCGTGCTCGGTTTGATCAGCAGTTTGCCGTGATAGCGGCGGACGTTGAACCCCAGGAAGTCGAATCCGCTCTCCGCGTGGACAATGCGTGTCTTGTCCTCGTGAAAGGCGAGTCCCCTGGGCGTCAGCCATGCAGCCAGCCGTTCCTTGACCTGCTCGGCCTGTTCACGGCTGGTGCACATCGCGACAAGGTGAGTCGGCGGCGGGAATCGCACCCGCCGCCGCTCGCAGAACCGTGCGGGAGCCTCTCGGCTCACACGGCTCCCGTTGCCCAGCCATCAGGTTTGAGGCCGAACCGCCAATGGGCGAACATGTTGGGATACCGGCGGGCCGTGCCCGCCAGTAGTTCTCCCGCGCGTTTCTCCCGGCGGCGTAGTCGTTTGTACTTCTGGCAAGCCCAGCCCCCACCAACATTCTGTTGATGCGCCGGAGGAGGGGATACAACATGGACTTGTAGAAGCGCCCGTAATAGTTGATCCATCCCTGCACGACGCTGTTGAACATCCGCGCAAGGTCCATCAGGGACTTGTCACTGCGCTGGGCGATGCGCCAGGAACGCATTTCCTTGCCCATCGCCTTGATCGCCGCCCTGCTGACCGCGGGCAGGAAGTTCACGAAATGCTTCCCGTACCGGTTCTTGGCCAGCCTGGGCCGGAACGTATACCCGAGGAACGTGAACGACGTGTGCTCGTACGAGCCCCGCCGGTCCGCGTCCTTGCAGTAGACGATGCGCGTCTTGTCCGGATGCAACTCCAGACCGACCTGCGCCAATCGCTGCGCGAGAGCATCCCGTACGCGACGGGCCTGGCTTTCGCTCTTGCAGTGGATTACCGCATCATCGCAGTACCGCTCGAAGGCGACGTGCGGGAACTCCCGCACGAGCCACGCATCGAACGCGTAGTGCAGATATAGATTCGCCAATACGGGAGAAATAGCCGACCCCTGAGGAGTCCCCCTTTCCCGTTGCTGCACCGAGCCGTCCGGCTTCGCCAGCGGAGCCACAAGCCACCGCTTGACGTAGAGCAGGACCCACTTCCCGTCCTCATCGACATGCCGCTCAACAGCCCTGAGCATCAGCTCATGGTCCACGCTGTCGAAGAACGCCCGGATGTCGAGATCGACCACCCAGTCGCTGCGCCAGCAACGCCGCCGGCACTGCTCCACCGCGTCCAACGCCGACCGCCTGGGCCGGTAGCCGTAGGAGTCCGGATGGAACACAGGCTCCACCCGTCTCTCCAAATACATTGCGGCCACCGTCTGCGCGATCCGGTCAGACACAGAAGGAATCCCAAGGACACGGACACCTTTTCCGCCCGCCTTGGGGATCTCGACGGCTTTCACCGCCGGAGGGAAGTACGAACCGGACGACATCCGATTCCACAGCTTGAACAGGTTCCTCGAAAGGTTCTGCTCGAACTGCTCGATCGTGACGCCGTCCACCCCGGGTGCACCCCGATTGGCTTTGACCCTCTGATACGCCTCCCACACCCCCGGGTTCGACGTAATTCGGGGGTTCTGGAGGCGGCGGCAGGGTGAAACTGCTGGTCAAGGGCGCGTGGGCTGGAGTTGCACGCGAAAGTGCCTAGAGACACGATTTCTCTGGTTTTCCTGTACTGGCCTGGCCTTGTCCCGTATGGTCTGGAGTCGTGTATGTGAGGACGACCAAGCGGGAGAACAAGTCCGGGACGGTGCGGTACCTGCACCTGGCCCACAACGAGTGGGACCCGGTCAAGGGCCGGGCCGTGCCGAAGGTGCTGTTCACCTTCGGCCGGGAGGACGAGTTGGACCGCGACGCGATCCGGCGGCTGGTCGCGTCCTTGTCGCGGCTGCTGGAGCCCGGCGAGGCCCTGGAAGCGGGCACCACGCCGGGGCTGGAGTTCACCGGCTCGGTCCCGTTCGGCGGGGCCTACGTCCTGGACCACCTGTGGCACCGACTGAAGATCGACCAGATCGTGTCCGGGGTCGGGCAGCCCAAGCGGGGGCGGCCCCGGGACATGTCCGCGACCGAGCGGGTGTTGTTCGCGCTGGTCGCCAACCGCGCGCTGGCCCCGTCCTCGAAGCTCGCCGCCGCCGAGTGGATCACCCACGACGTGCACATCGACTCGCTGCCCGAGGCCGGCGAGCAGTCCTGCTACCGGGCGATGGACTGGCTCCACGAGGTCAAGGACGACCTGGAGAAGCAGGTCTTCGACGAGGTCGCGAACCTGCTGAACCTGGAAGTGGACCTGCTGTTCTTCGACACCACCAGCACCTACTTCGAACTCGAGGAACCCGACGAGTCCGTCGCCCGCGACGAGAAGGGCCACCGCCGGGACGACGCCGGCGACGAGGGCCAGGACGTCGGGGACGCGGCCAAGCCGGCCGGGTTCCGCACGCACGGCAAGTCGAAGGACTCCCGCGACGACCTGCCCCAGATCGTGATCGGCCTGGCGGTCACCCGCGACGGCATCCCGGTCCGCGTCTGGTCCTGGCCCGGAAATGCCTCGGACCAGACCCTGATCCGGCAGGTCAAGGACGACATGCGCGACTGGACCCTCTCCAAGATCGTGTGGGTCGCCGACCGCGGCTTCTCATCTGACCGCAACCGCCGCTACCTGCGCAGCGGCACCGACGCCTACATCATCGGCGAGAAGCTCCGCACCACATCCCCCGAGGTCAAGCAGGCCCTGTCCCGACAGGGCCGCTACCAGGACATCACCGGCCACATGCGCGTCAAGGAGGTACGGATCAGCGACACCGAACGGTTCGTCATCTGCCACAACCCCGAAGCCGCCGACCGCGACCAGCACATGCGCGAGCAACTCGTCGCCCAACTCCAAGAGCTGATCGCCGATACCGACAAGCTCAGCGACTTCAAGCGCGGCGAGCTACGCGGCAAGATCGCCGCCAAGCCCGGCCTGAACCGCTACCTGCGCATCACCCCCGCCGGGAAGCTCCGCGTCGACCAGACCAAGGTCAAAGCCGAGGAGAACCGCGACGGCAAGTACCTGCTGCGCTGCTCGGACCCCAAGCTCTCCGCCGAGGACATCGCGCGCGGCTACAAGGCCCTCCTGGAAGTCGAGCGTGGCTGGCGGGACATGAAGCAGGTCATCGACCTGCGGCCGGTCTACCACCGGCTCGAGGAACGCATCCGCGCCCACGTCCTGCTGTGCTGGCTCGCGCTCCTGCTCATCCGCATCGCGGAGACCGCCACCGGCGAGACCTGGCCCAGGATCCGCCGCGAGCTCGACCGCCTCCACCTGGGCACCTTCACCGGCCCCACCGGCACGTTCCAGCAGGTCACCACCCCCACCAAGCCCCAGCAGGACCTCCTCACCAAGCTGCAGATCCCCACCCCCAAGCAGATCGCCGGCCTTCAGCCCGCACCACGCTGACCAGCCACAACCCCACCGCCTAGAGACACGCCCTCCAGGCGGCCACAACCATGTTCCCCCAGGTCAGGCCCCACTTTCGGCTCTCTAGGCCGCCGAATTATGTCGAACCCGGGACACCATCGACTTGGGAATGTCAAACGACTTGGCCATGGCCTGCGGCCTTGATCCGTTCACCTGGCTCCTCCCGGGAACTCCGGTTGACCACCAAACAAGATCCGAGCAACCCGCCCCCTTCGCTCCGCCCCCATTACAGGAGCTTCATCACTACTACGAGGCGGTCCGTCCCCCTGCCACGCATCGGTACTACCTCTGCCCCTCACAGTTTCAGCTGTTTGGGGTTCTCCCTTATCGCCAACCGGCCTTCAACCCGACCGGCGGCAGCATCATGGCGAGGGGTTCCCACGTTCCGCACTGGCGCCTGTCGCCGAGCTCGCGCCACCTTCATGCCGGGCCGCCACCTGGCCAGGAAAACAGGAACCTGCCAGACTCGTCCCGGGGCAACAACTGGACCCCGGTTTCGGCAACCACTCATACGCTTACGACACTTCAGCAGTGGTTCACTCGCGTTCGCCTTCTCGGCACACACCTGACGCATCTCGTGCGCCTTTTCCGCAGTGCTCATCACCCCGGCTCATTCACCGGAGCAACCTGCGGCGGTTTGAGACCTCCCCCTGCGTGGGCGGTCTCGGAGGGCCTACCTCCATCACCAGTGCAGCACCACGTCAAGAGCTTCCGTCTACATCAGAACCTCCTGTTGTGTTCGTGGCGCACAATCATCTGCGTACCGCACCAGCACGGGGCTGCCGCTCTGCGCACTCCCGGCATCTCTGCCGGTGGTGTAATAGCGGACCCCTGCGGCTTCCTCCATTCCGTGCAGGGCCACGTTGAAGAGCAACGGGCTAATCACCCCCTCCTTGCGGAGTTCCCTCCTCGGTCGGGGCGAACCGGCCGCGATCCACGACCCCGGCCTTCAGCCACTGACCTCGATCATTCACGTGCGCGCGCCGGCTTGAGGTGATCGGTCGAGGTTGAGGTTTCGTCCTGGTTCGTCCTTCGGGTGGTGGTGACGTTCCGGCCCGTGTGTCGTCACGGGTGGTCGTCGGTTTCCACGGGCCGAGGACGGGGCGGGTCTCCTCCTTCCGGAATCGGGGTCGGTGGGGTGGCAGTCAGCCGGGGGCGGGCAGGGCCTGGACGGCGCCCCAGGCGTCGACGATGTCGGTGGATGCGGGCCAGGCGGGGTCGAATTTCAGCTCGCGTCTTCGGGCGTGGTCGGCGAGTTTCGCGGGGACGTCCAGGAGTCGGGTGCGCAGAGTGGCGGGCTCGGCCCGGGCGAGTTTGCCTTCGGTGGCCAGGAGTTGGAACCAGCGGGCGAGGTCGGTGGCCAGGGCGAGGAGGGTGCACCAGGCTTGGTTGACCTTGAAGTAGCGGGAGGGCATCAGGTTGAGGGAGAGGGCCTTGCCGCGTCGGATGCCGGCCTCGACGTGGGTGTGGGAGCGGGCTCGGGCGTCGAGGAACTGCAGTTGCCCGCCGGTGGTGTTGGTGGCGATGGCCTGGTAGCGGTAGTCGGTCTTCTTCTCGTACGGCTTGAGCTCGCGCTCGTACTTGGGGTGGATGGGTTCGCGGCGAACGATCACCCGCATCCCTTCCGGCCAGCCGGTCAGGTCGAGCATGTCGGTGATCTCGACGAGGTCGGCGTCCTTGCGCGGCTGGCCCTTGTGGTCCAGGGCCGGCGTCCACGCGGTGGCCGGGACCTTGGCCAGGGCCTTCCAGAAGTCGTCGTCGCGGGTGTGGCCGACGGAGTACTCCCAGCGGTTGGCCGCGTTGCCGCCGCCGGAGGTGATCCAGGTGAGGAACTCCATCGTGGCTCCGGCGCCGTCGGTGCGGAACAGGACCCGGCGCCGACGGCGGGTGGGCAGCTGACGCAGGCCCTCGATACTCACCGAGATGTGGTCATCGGCGGTGTTGGATCCCGCCGATCCCGGCCGCAGCCGGTTGACCAGGAGTTCTTCGGTGTTGTCGCAGAACATCAACAGCGGGTGGTGGCCATATCCCTTGAAGTTGGGCTCGGCTCCCTCCTTGCCGGAATGCGCCGGGACGACTGAGGCGTCCAGGTCCAGCACCGTGACACCGGTCAGCTCCCGCCCGTTGACCTTGATCCAGGGAAAGCCGCCCGGGCGCAGGTCGAGCTGCTGGTGGACGTGGATACGGGTCCGGGCCCGTGCGGAGGCGATCTTCGTCAGCTGGACCGGTCCGATCGCCTCCAGGGTCCGCCACAGCGTGGACGCCGAGGCCGGGCTGCCCAGGACCAGCGAGGTCTGGCGCATCACATCGATCCCGGCCATCGACCGCGCGCCCAGCAGGACCGCGCAGGCCGCCGAGACCAGGACCGTTCCCCGATCATGGACGGGACGGAAGCCCCGCCGCACCAGGGCAGCCCCGAGCGCGTCGGTCAGCCCGACCTTGTCCGCCAGACGCCGCACCGGCACGATGCCCGCCTTGCCCACCAGCTTCTTCCCGCTTGCGGACAGCGACAGATCATCGGCCCACTCTGTACGCTTCGACACCGGAAGGGTGCCTCCCCTGCACGTGATCCAGTCCTAGAGAAGCTGAATCATCGCAGGTCGGAAGCACCCTTCCTTCATGATGTGACCGACTGTCACTGCGACACCGGGCGCCATGAATTCGTGAGGCTTGCACGGTTCTGAGGGGGCGGGGACGCAGCAATGCGTCCCCGCTACCCGACTGATCATCGGGCTGAACCGGTCGGCGATCGGCACGCTCGTGGAGCGAACGACCCGCTACACCATGCTCGTTCACCTGCCACGAGCCGAGGGATACGGCACCATCCCACCGACAAAGAACGGCCCCGCACTGGGCGGCTACGGTGCCGTGGCCATGAAGGACGCCCTGGCCACCACGATGACCACCCTGCCCGACCAGCTCCGCCGGTCACTGACCTGGGACCGCGGCAAGGAGCTGGCCGCTCACGCCCAAGTCACGGTCGAGACCGGGCTGCCCGTCTACTTCGCAGACCCACACGCTCCCTGGCAGCGGGCCACGAACGAGAACACCAACGGGCTACTGCGCCAGTACTTCCCGAGGGCACCGACCTGTCCCGATGGAGCGCCGACGAACTGTCCGCCATCGCCGCGGTCCTCAACTCCCGCCCCCGTAAGACCCTCAGCTGGAAGACACCCGCGGAAGCCCTCGACGATCATCTACGATCGGTGCACGCCGGTGTTGCGACGACCGGTTGAATCCGCCTTCCGACCCGCGATCGCTGTGGAAGATCGCGCCGCGCAGGCTGCCGCGGGCGTGCGCGGCCATCTTCAGCGCGTCGGCGACGAGCTGGGTGCGCATGTGGTCGGCGATCGACCAGCCGACCACGCGGCGCGAGAAGCAGTCGATGACGGTGGCCAGATAGCGGAACTCGCCGTCGCCGACGGGGAGATAGGTGATGTCACCCATGTACTTCAGGTTCGGAGCCGGGGCGGTGAAGTCCCGTCTGAACAGGTCCGGTACCGGTGTGGCCGATGGCTCGGGCACGGTGGTGCGGACCTTCTTGCGCACGCGGAAACCGGTGATGTGGAACTTGCGCATCACGCGGGCGACCTTCTTCTCGTTGATCTCCATGCCGTGGGTATCCCGCAGCTCGGCGGTGACGCGCGGGGCACCGTAGGTGCCGTCGGATTCGGCGTGGACGGTCTTGATCTTCTCGGCCAGGTCCTCGTCGGCCCGCTCGCGCGCGGCGCGGGCCGCACGGGCCTCGCGCCATTTGTAGTAGGTGGAGCGGGCCACCTCGAGTACCTGGCACAGTCGCTTGACCTTGAAGGTCTTGCGGTGATCCTCAATGAAGCGGCAGCGACTCACCAGTTCATCTCGGCGGCGAAAAACTTCGTCGCCTTGCGCAGGATGTCCCGCTCGGTGGCCAGGGTCGCGTTCTCCTTGCGCGCGGCCTTCAGCTCCTTGCGTAAGACCTCGTTCTCGGCCTTCAGTTCTTCGACGGTGGCCTGGTCGGCCCGGGTGGTGCTGGTCACGTTCTTCCTTGTGGTGCTGACGCCGCCGCGGGCGCGGTCGGCACGGATCCAGTTCCGCAGGGTCTCCGCATTGATCCCCAGGTCACGCGCGGTCTGCGCGATCGTGAGGTCGGGGTCCGAGCTGAACAAGGCCACAGCATCAGCCTTGAACTCGGGCGAATAGACCTTCATCACCATAATCGGTCACCCTCTCACGACCCCCACCGGGGCCGGCGTGCAGGGTGTCCACCACCCAGGGGGAAGCGCCGCACATGGCACCCACAGATCGCGCGAGGGCCGGCGCAGGGGGCGGCCCTCGCCGCAGTGCAGCCAGTGTCGGCATCAGCGACTCGCGGCGCACCAGGCTGCCGGCCCATGTGCTGCCGATTCCGCCACCAGCGGCAGCCACGGCAGAATGTCCACGTACAACGTCCCTCATAGTTGCGACACCGGCAACCGAAGCCCAACCGCTATGCAGGGAAGCGTGAGCGGCAAGGTTTTCCGCGCTGTACAGGCCTTGGCCGCCGCACTGCGAACCGGACGTGGGGCACCACTGGCTCAACCGGCCGCAGCCCTTCATGAGTTTCGGAAGACGTCCATGGGGCCGTGCAGCCGGTCTGGCCTCGCTCAGGACCGCGGGCGCTCCTCCACGCCAAGTGACCCACCGTGCTGATGTCCCCGACGCACTGACCTGCGGTGATTCCAGGTTTCGGCGTCGCGGCGTGTGGGTCTGCACATGGTGGCGGGCCGGTGGTCCGGTCAGAGCCCGATCATCCGGACCCTGTTGCCGCACAACCGGGTCATGTCATCGACGTCCGACGTGAGGATGGCAACCGGGCCGGGCTGACGCAGGGCCGCTTCCGCGACGGTGGCGTCGATCGCGTACTTGTGCCCGTGTAGAGCGGTGGCTTTGAGCAGGTGCGCCGCAGCCTTGGCCGCTTGCTCCGTGACCGGCTCCACCTTGACCCTGGAGAGCGCCCATTGCAACCGGGGCATGTTCACCCGGGAGTGGCTCACCTCCACGATGGTGTTGGCGCTGACGACGAGATCAGAGCCCATCTCGTAGAACACCTGGAACAACGCCAGAATCTTCCGGTCCTGGGCCACCCAGGCCGACAGGCCTTCACTGTCCAGGACGACGGTCTCGATGTGCCCGCTCATGCCGCGCTAGCGCCGGCCGAGGCCTGAGTCGTACCGAAGATCCTCGCTCGGGCCTCGGCCAGCTCCTCTTCGCTGAAGGCCCCGTGCTCGTCCGTGTGGCTGCGCAGGTCTGCGCCGAGGAGCTGGTGCCGGATCTGCCGGGCGACCGCCTCGGCCACATAACCGGAGATGTTGTCCGTGAGCTTCTTCAGCTCCGCCACCTGCTCGGCGGGGAGCGTCACCGTGATTCGCGTGGTGTCGGCCATGACGTCAAGCATACTACGGTATGCGCATCGCGGGCGGGCATTCCGCTCCCCGCACTCGATCCAGTCAGTGCCGGTCGAGGCTCGCCGTCATGCTGCACTTGCCTGGCGAGTACGAGCACCCTGCCGACTGCCGTCCATGCCGCCGTATCAACAAGCTCTTCCGCTGGGCCCCAAAGGGCGCAGCAACACGTGAGTAGCCACACCCCGGCCGGCCAGAACTGAGCGAATGCCCGCAGCCGTTGGAGCCGGCTGCGGGCATTCGCCAATGCGGGCACTTCCCCACGGAACAGGCCGCTCTCAAGCGCCTGTACCTGGCCACCCTCGCCCTCGACCCCACCGGACGCGGCCGTCAGCGGTGGAGCAACCGCTGGAAGCGGGCACTCAACGAGTTCGACGTGCTCTTCGACGGCCGCCTCTCGGCCGGACGAGTGTGAGCCGGACAGCCCAACCAGAAACCGATAGGCCAAACAGACGAATCACACCTCAATCCTGATAGAGCCGCGTGGCAGGCCGATCCGACCCCGGGCCGGTTCGGTCGCCGGGGCGGCGTACAGGCCGGGTCGCGGATGTCGAGGCACAGCACCTGGTACGTGAACCCTCGGGTATTGCATCAGGCGGGCCGGGGTGTTGTTGCTGGCCGGGGCGTCGTCAACTTATCGGGGCTGGTGGGTTGTTGGGGCGTGGCGGGGCGTGGTGGGGCCGGATGGCAGTCTTGGTTCAGGAGGGTTATTCACGGGCTTGGTTTCTTGATCAGCAAGACGGCCCTGCTCGGTAGCCTGGCGTTTGCGACGACGTCAGTTTTCCACCGGGGTAGGGCCGTTGAGCTGGAACGTTACGACAGGGCTGGAAGCGGATCAACTGGAGGCCTTGGTGGTCCGGGTCCACACGATGCTGGTGGAGGACCCCGATCCGCCCGTGGTGCCGGGACGGATGTGGGCGCTGGGCCTGTACAAGTCCGTGGTCCTGGTGTTGTTCCTGCTGCGGCAGAACCCCGTCCAGCAAGCGGCGGCGGAACTGTTCCACATCTCCCAGGCCACCGTCTCGCGCCGGTGGACCACGCTGCTCCCGGTGGTGGAGACGGCCCTGGCCGAGCATGTGCCCGACCCCGCCGACGCCTCACACGGCAGGATCGTCCTGGCCGACGGGACCCTGGTCACCACGTGGGACTGGGCGAGCGAGGGCACCACGATGTTCTCCGGCAAGCATCGTGACACAGGCTTCAACCTGCAGGTCGCCGCCACTCTCAGCGGGGACCTGCTCGCCGTCTCCGCGCCGGTACCCGGCAGTCGGCACGACATGTACGCCTGGCGCCAGTCCCACTTCCCCAAAGCCTTCGCCGACCGGGAGAGCATGGGGGATCTGGGCTATGCCGGCTCCGGCATGCTCACCGCCCGCCGCAAACCACCCGGTCAGGAACGCCCCGTCAAAGACAAGGTGTTCAACCAGAGCATCGGCAAGCTCCGCGCCGCCGTCGAACGAACGATCGCACATCTGAAGGACTGGAAGGTCCTCGCCACTCGCTATCGCGGCCCTCTCACCCGGTTCCCCCTCGTCGCCAAGACCGTCACCGCCCTCGCCTTCTACAAGAACGGCTGGTGCCCCCGTGAATAAGCCTCCTTCCACGCGTCTCTGAAACGGGAGATCCTCAAGGGAGCACGGCGCTTCGACGGGGCCGGCGCCTTCCGGCGTACCGTCTTCCGCTGGCTGACGCGGTACAACACCTGGCGCCGCCACTCGGCGAACGGACAGCTCAGCCCCGTCGCCTACGAACAGATGTCAGCTACCCTGACACTCGCCGCATAACAAACAAACAGGTGTCCACCCTTCGGGTGGAAGGCCCGCCGCAGCACCAGCCGCAGTCTCAGGCGCAGCAGTTATCGCCTGCCGGGCGGTCTCAGGGGGCTGCGTCGGCCCAGTCGCCGTCGTCTGCCGCGCCGTCCCAGGCGCAGTCTCCGTCGGCGCCGTGGTCTGGGGCGCACGCTCAGTCACAGTCTCAAGTGCCGGCCCCCGCCCCGGCCTCGGCGCAGTCTCAGGTGCCAGCGCAGCCGCAGTCTCAGGCCTCGGCGCAGTCGTCGTCTGCCGCGTCGGTGCAGTCTCAGGCGTTGGGGCAGGGGACTCCGTTCTCGTCGCAGGTGCCGTCGGGGCAGCAGTCGGCGGCGGGTGTCTCAACCTCTGCGGGCACGCAAGGCGTGCAGGGGGGACGGGAATCTGGCCAGGCTTCCCGCGGATGTTGCCGGCACTGCTGGAACGTCCGGTTCTGCTTCCCCGGACGGTTCGCTGGGCTCGGCTGCCCAGAGGGCAGGCAGTTCCGGCTTTGGGGACGCTACAGCAGCTGCTGCCAAGCCCGCGGATGGCTCCGCCCTTCTTTCCGGCGCCACGGATCCGGCGGCTGTGCCGGGGGCTGGCGCGGGGCAGCAGCCTTCGGCGGGCGGTCAGCAGTCGGCCGCGCCAACCGGTGAGGAGCCGGTGCAGCCTTCGGTGCCTGTGGCTGGGCAGCAGGGTGCGGCTTCACCGGACGCCGCTGTGGCGGGTTCGGGGTGGCAGCCGGGGACACAGCCGAACTGGGGGGATCTGTTCGGGCAGGGTGGCGGTGCCGGGGAGTCGGTTTCCCAGCCGGTGGAGCAGCTGCCGGTGCAGTCTGAGCAGCCGTCCTCGTTCGGTGGTGATTACTCCGGCGGCTATTACGGCTAGAGCCGTGGTGGAGGAGCGGGTTGCTGGTCGCGTCTGGTACCCGGGGATGCCCCGGGTACCAGACGCGACGCGACTGTCCATGATGCGTCCGCCCGTTCTGCCTCCGTAACTGGATAGGTGCTCCTGGCGGGATGAGTTGAATCTTGTCAGTTGGATCGGTGATCATCTGTCTCGTGTCTGATGCTGCTGTGCCGCCTTCTTATGAGGAACTCGCTGTTCTGGTGGTGCAGTTGCGTGAGGAACTCGCCGCGGCGCGGGAACGGATCGTGGTACTGGAGGGTCAGGTCGTGGACCTGACGGCCCGGCTGGGGAAGAACTCGGCGAACTCTTCCAGGCCGCCGTCTTCGGACGGACTGGCGAAACCGGCTCCGAAGTCTCTGCGTGGGAAGTCCGGGCGGGGGCCGGGCCGCCCGAAAGGCCAGAAGGGCATCACGCTGCGGCAGGTCGCGGACCCCGACCACCGGGTCGAGCACCGGCCCCACGGCCCTTGCGCCGGCTGCGGTGCGGACCTGGCCGGGGCCGTCGTGGCCGGTATCGAGCGGCGTCAGGTCTTCGACCTGCCCGAACGTATCGGCCTGGAGGTCACCGAGCATCAGGTCCTGACCTGCCGGTGCGCGTGCGGGCGGAGCGAGAAGGCCTCCGGTCCCGAGGGCGTGCGGGCCCCGGTGCAGTACGGTCCTGGTCTCGCGGCCGCCGGCGTCTACCTGATGCACGGCCAGTTCCTGTCCAAGGACCGCACCGCCACCGCCCTGGCAGACCTCTTCGACGCGTCCGTCGCGCCGGGCACGGTGGCCTCGTGGGTACGCACTTGCGCGAGCCGGCTGGATGCCTTCGGCCGTCTCGTGGCCGGGAAGGTCGCCGGCGCGGCGGTGGCGTTCTTCGACGAGACGGGGTTCCGCACCGCCGGGTGCCTGCACTGGCTGCACTCCGCCTCCAGCGGCCAGTTCGTACACCTGTCGGTGCACCGCCGCCGCGGTCGCGAAGGCATCGACGCGGCCGGGATACTGCCCGGCTTCACCGGCATCGCCATGCACGACGCCTGGGCGCCCTACGACTCCTACCCGCAGGCCGAACACGCCTTGTGCTCGGCACACGTACTACGCGAACTGGTCGCGGTCACCGAGCGGGGCAGCGAGAAGGCCCGGTGCGCGGCCTACCGCGCCATCGACGCCGTGCTGGCCCTGAAGAAGGCCGCGGAAGAGGCCCGAGCGGACGGGCTCGACGCGATCGCCGTGTCCGTGAAGGACGGTGAGCTTGGGGCGCTGGCCCAGGCGGTGGCCGACGGGCTGAAGGCGACCGCCACCCGCAGCTCGAAGACCGAGGCGAAGTACCACGCCCTGTTCAGACGGCTGACGAAGCGCTGGAACGACTACCTGCGCTGGGTCCACGACCTCACACTGCCGTTCGACAACAACCCAGCCGAACAGACGATCAGGATGGCCAAGCTGCGGATCAAGGTCTCCGGCTGCCTGCGCACGCTGCACGGCGCGCAGGACTTCGCCGCGATCCGCACCTACCTGGCCACCGCCACCCGACACGAGCAGCCCATGCTCGACGTCCTCATCCAGGCCATGCGCGGCAGCCCCTGGATGCCCGCCCTCGGCTGATCACCGGTCCCGCCAACCGGCAATCACGCACGCCTCCGGACCGAGACACCTATCCAGTCACCAACCGACAACGCCTCCACAGCGCCATCGGTGACCTCCCACCCGCCGAGTACGAGGCCATGTACTACCGTTCACACCAAGTGACTCAGACCAACTGAGAACCACACATCACACTCTCCAACGAACCCGGTGCGGTTCACTAATGGCTGTTCCGTTGTTCCCCGAGGCCGGAATACGAGAGCCCACCAGTACCCAAGGCCGGTAGAGGCCCCCGCAGGCCGAAGCCCATCGCGGCCGCGGGTCCGGGCGGCGATGGGCTTCGGCGTGGTCCGGACCCGTGTCTCCGGGC
This is a stretch of genomic DNA from Streptomyces sp. V4I8. It encodes these proteins:
- a CDS encoding IS66 family transposase, with the protein product MSDAAVPPSYEELAVLVVQLREELAAARERIVVLEGQVVDLTARLGKNSANSSRPPSSDGLAKPAPKSLRGKSGRGPGRPKGQKGITLRQVADPDHRVEHRPHGPCAGCGADLAGAVVAGIERRQVFDLPERIGLEVTEHQVLTCRCACGRSEKASGPEGVRAPVQYGPGLAAAGVYLMHGQFLSKDRTATALADLFDASVAPGTVASWVRTCASRLDAFGRLVAGKVAGAAVAFFDETGFRTAGCLHWLHSASSGQFVHLSVHRRRGREGIDAAGILPGFTGIAMHDAWAPYDSYPQAEHALCSAHVLRELVAVTERGSEKARCAAYRAIDAVLALKKAAEEARADGLDAIAVSVKDGELGALAQAVADGLKATATRSSKTEAKYHALFRRLTKRWNDYLRWVHDLTLPFDNNPAEQTIRMAKLRIKVSGCLRTLHGAQDFAAIRTYLATATRHEQPMLDVLIQAMRGSPWMPALG
- a CDS encoding type II toxin-antitoxin system CcdA family antitoxin, with translation MADTTRITVTLPAEQVAELKKLTDNISGYVAEAVARQIRHQLLGADLRSHTDEHGAFSEEELAEARARIFGTTQASAGASAA
- a CDS encoding transposase family protein translates to MSWNVTTGLEADQLEALVVRVHTMLVEDPDPPVVPGRMWALGLYKSVVLVLFLLRQNPVQQAAAELFHISQATVSRRWTTLLPVVETALAEHVPDPADASHGRIVLADGTLVTTWDWASEGTTMFSGKHRDTGFNLQVAATLSGDLLAVSAPVPGSRHDMYAWRQSHFPKAFADRESMGDLGYAGSGMLTARRKPPGQERPVKDKVFNQSIGKLRAAVERTIAHLKDWKVLATRYRGPLTRFPLVAKTVTALAFYKNGWCPRE